The Streptomyces sp. NBC_00775 genome includes the window CTGCGCGTCGACTTCGAGGACGGCTACGGCCCGCGCCCGGACGCCGAGGAGGACGAGGCGGCGGCCCGCGCGGCCCGTCTGATCGCGGAGGCGTACGAGAACGGCACGGCGGCCCCGTACATGGGCATCCGCATGAAGTGCATGGAGGCTCCGGTGCGCGACCGGGGCATCCGCACCCTCGACATCTTCCTGACGGGCCTGATGGAGGCGGGCGGTCTGCCCGAGGGGCTGGTCCTGACCCTCCCCAAGGTGACGTACGCCGAGCAGGTCACCGCGATGGTCCGGCTCCTGGAGGAGTTCGAGAAGGCGCGCGGCCTGGAGCCCGGCCGGATCGGCTTCGAGATCCAGATCGAGACCAGCCAGTCCATCCTCGCCACCGACGGCACCGCGACCGTCGCCCGTATGATCCAGGCCGCCGAGGGCCGCGCCACCGGTCTGCACTACGGCACCTTCGACTACAGCGCCTGCCTCGGCGTCTCCGCCGCCTACCAGGCCAGCGACCACCCCGCCGCCGACCACGCCAAGGCGATCATGCAGGTCGCCGCCGCGGGCACCGGCGTACGCGTCTCCGACGGCTCCACCAACGTCCTGCCGGTCGGTCCGACCGAGAAGGTCCACGACGCCTGGCGCCTGCACTACGGCCTCACCCGCCGTGCCCTGGCCCGCGCCTACTACCAGGGCTGGGACATGCACCCCGGCCACATCCCCACCCGCTACGCCGCCGTCTTCGCCTTCTACCGCGAGGGC containing:
- a CDS encoding DUF6986 family protein, coding for MGQGQQEKVSTSLAGAVSEEISASLAPVDAELERRYPGDPGTRQPVHTVYVPGDVFAADTIRSWGDRALAALDEHAPDAASFAAVLGLSDELAEPVYDRVRAKLEREPIEDLRVDFEDGYGPRPDAEEDEAAARAARLIAEAYENGTAAPYMGIRMKCMEAPVRDRGIRTLDIFLTGLMEAGGLPEGLVLTLPKVTYAEQVTAMVRLLEEFEKARGLEPGRIGFEIQIETSQSILATDGTATVARMIQAAEGRATGLHYGTFDYSACLGVSAAYQASDHPAADHAKAIMQVAAAGTGVRVSDGSTNVLPVGPTEKVHDAWRLHYGLTRRALARAYYQGWDMHPGHIPTRYAAVFAFYREGFEQAAARLARYAAHTDGDVMDEPATAKALSGYLLRGLDCGALDIAEVARVTGLTRADLEGFASPRRADLTISGKQ